The Meiothermus ruber DSM 1279 genome includes the window AGCGCCCCGACCAGATCGCCCAGCACGGAGGCCAGCGTGGAAGTTCGCATCCCCAAACGTACCCTTGCCGAAGGACTATCCATTCTAGAGCGGATCATCCCCAGCCGCAGCTCCAACCCTATTCTGACCTATTTACCCATGGAACTTTCCGATCAGGGCCTAATTTTGCGCGGAACCAACGGCGAGGTGGATATCGAAGTTAAGCTACCCGCCGAGGTACAGGGCACGGGTCAGGTGCTGGTACCGGCCCAGACCTTTGTGCAGATTGTGCGCAGCGCCCCAGGTGAACTGGTGGAGTTGATCTTTGGGGGCAAGGAGCGCCTAGAACTGCACTCGGGGGCCTTCAACACCCAGCTTGCCACCACCGGCCCGGACGGTTACCCCGAGCTATCGTTTGGCCCGCCAGGCCCTGAAAAAATCGCGGCTTCTCGCCTGGCCCAGGCCATCACCCGTGTGCGCTACGCGGCCAGCACCGAGGAGTTCCGGGCCATCTTCCGTGGGGTGCAGATCGAGATGTCTCCCACCAGTTTGCGGGCAGTGGCCTCCGACGGCTACCGTCTGGCCTGTTACGACCTGCCCATGCAGCTTCAAACCCGCAAGCTGGTTATTCCGGCTCGGAGTGCCGACGAGATCGTGCGGGTTTTCAAGGATGCCCAGGGCGAGGTGGCCCTGGCGGTGGCCGAGGGCACCCTGACGCTGGTGGGTGAGGCGGTGCGGATGTCGGTGAAGCTGATGGAGGGCGAATTCCCCGACTATGGGCGGGTCATTCCGCAGAGCTTTGTACTGGAGGCCACCTTGCAGGCCGAGGCCTTGCGCGAGAGCCTAAAGCGGGTAGCGGTGCTGTCGGATCGCAACAACCACCGCGTCAATCTTCTGTTTAATCACAACAAGCTTGATATCGATGCCGAGGGCGATTATGGCCGGGGCAGGGAAGAGCTCGGCATAGAGGCCTCGGGTGAACCCCAGCTAATGGTGGCTTACAACGCGCAGTTCTTGATTGATGCCCTGGCCCCCATCGAGGGGGCGGTGCGGATCAAACTATCCGGCCCTACCAGCCCCAGCTTGGTGCAGGCGGTGGAGGATAGTGGCTACTTAGCGGTGGTGGTGCCGCTACGGGTCTGAATCCCTGTGCGAAGCAAGGGCAGGTCATCCCGAATTTTTGAGCCGTGTGTTGGTGGGATCGCCAGGTTTGCAGGTCTTTGTCATGTGAGGGCCCTCAGGCTTGGGTGTAAACTTGTAGGCGGCTTGTTAGGCAGTAGAAGCGTTTCCAGCAAGGAGGCACATACCAATGACCACAATCGTTGAGATCAAAGGACGGGAAGTACTCGACTCGCGCGGCAACCCCACCGTCGAGGCCGAGGTGGTGCTCGAGTCGGGGGCCCGTGGGCGGGCCATGGTGCCTTCGGGTGCCTCTACCGGGGCCCATGAAGCGGTGGAGCTACGGGATGGCGGGCCCCGCTTCGGGGGCAAGGGGGTGCTGCGGGCGGTGGCGGCCATCAACGAGCGCATCGCCGACGAGGTGATCGGGCTGGACGCGCTTAATCAGGAGGCCGTGGATAAAACCATGCTCGAGCTCGACGGCACCCCCAACAAAGGCAACCTGGGGGCCAATGCCATTCTGGCGGTCTCGCTGGCCACGGCCCATGCGGCGGCCAGCGGGCTGGGCTTGCCGCTCTACCGCTACCTGGGGGGGGTGCAGGGGGTGACCCTGCCGGTGCCCTTGATGAACGTGATCAACGGGGGCAAGCACGCCGATAACAACGTGGACTTCCAGGAGTTCATGCTGGTGCCCGGTGGGCTGCCCACCTTCTCGGAGGCCCTGCGGGCCGGGGTCGAGACTTTCCACGCCCTGAAATCGGTCTTGAAAGCCAAAGGCTACAATACCAATGTGGGGGACGAGGGGGGGTTCGCCCCCGATCTCAAGTCCAATGAGGAGGCGGTGGAGGTGCTGCTTACGGCCATCGAGAAGGCCGGCTACAAGCCTGGCCAGGAGATCGCCATCGCCCTCGACCCGGCCAGCTCGGAGTTTTACCAGGAGGGCCGCTACGTGCTCGAGGCCGACGGCAAGTCGCTCTCCGGCCCGGAGATGGTGGCCTACTGGGAAAACTGGGTGAACCAGTACCCCATCGTCTCCATCGAGGACGGGCTGGCCGAGGATGACTGGGAGACCTGGAAACTCCTGACCGAGCGGCTGGGCCGGCGCATCCAGCTCGTGGGCGACGACCTTTTTGTAACCAACCCAGCCATCCTGAAGCGCGGCATCGAGCTGGGGGTGGGAAACTCCATTCTGGTCAAGGTCAACCAGATCGGCACCCTCTCCGAAACCCTGGAGGCCATCCGGCTGGCCCACCGCTCCGGCTACACCACCATCCTCTCGCACCGCTCGGGTGAGACCGAGGATAACACCATTGCCGACATCGCCGTGGCGGTTAATGCCGGCCAGATCAAGACCGGCTCGGCCAGCCGCTCGGATCGCCTGGCCAAGTACAACCAGCTTTTGCGCATCGAAGAGGAGCTGGGCACGGGGGCGCGATTCCTGGGCTTTGGGGCCTTCAAAAAATAAGGCCTGAGACCGAGATTATGGGACTCTTGAAACGAACCAAAATTGTGGCCACCCTGGGGCCCGCCTCGCGTTCGCCCGAAGTGATACGGGCCCTGATCGAGGCCGGCGTCGATGTTTTTCGCCTCAACTTTTCGCATGGCGTGCCCGAGGACCACCGGGCCTCGGTGCAGATGATCCGGGAGGCCTCGAGCGCCCTCGGCCGCACCGTGGCCATCCTGCAAGACCTGCAAGGCCCCAAGATTCGCTGCGGGCGCTTCCGCGAGGGGGCGGTGGAGCTTCAGCCAGGGCAAAAATTCATCATCACCGCCGAGCCCGTCGAGGGGGATGAAACCCGGGTCTCGACCACCTACCGGGGTCTGCCCAACGATGTGACCCCAGGACAGATTCTGCTTCTGGATGATGGGAACATCCGACTGCGGGTGGACGAGGTTCGCATCAACGACATCCACACCACCGTGCTGGTAGGGGGGCGGCTTTCCAACAACAAGGGCATCAACATCCCCGGGGCCGACCTTTCGATCCCAGCCCTGACCGATAAAGACATCGACGATATCGCCCTGGGCGCCGAGCTCGAGGTGGACTGGGTGGCCATTAGCTTTGTGCGCAGCCGCGACGACCTGCTGCTGGCCCGCCACTACCTGACCCGCCACAACTCCCGCGCCCGGCTGATGGCTAAGATCGAGAAGCCCAGCGCGGTGGCCCGCTTCGACGAGATCCTCGAGGAGGCCGACGGCATCATGGTGGCCCGCGGCGACCTGGGGGTGGAGATGCCGCTGGAGGAGGTGCCGGCGGTGCAGAAGCGCATCATCCTCAAGTCGGTGCAGGCTGGCAAGGCCGTAATTACCGCCACCCAGATGCTGGAGTCCATGATCAAAAACCCCAGCCCCACCCGCGCCGAGGCCTCGGATGTGGCCAACGCCATCTTCGACGGCACCGATGCGGTGATGCTTTCGGCCGAGACCGCTGCGGGCCAGTACCCGGTCGAGGCGGTCTCGTTCATGACCCGGGTGGCCAAGACCATCGAGGCCACCCAGGAGTACAAAGACCGCCTCAACGCCCTGCGCCCGCCGGCCACCCGCACCGTGCAGGACGCCATCGCTCGAGCTGTGGACGATGTGGTGGAGTCCACCGGGGCCAAGGCCGTGGTGGTGTTCACCTCCAGCGGCGGGGCGGCCCGCCGGGTGGCCCGCACCCGGCCCCCGGTGCCGATTCTGGCCCTGACCCCCAACCCCCACGTGCGCAACCAACTGGCCCTGGTCTCGGACGTGCTGCCCCTGCTGGCCCCCGACCCCAAAGACACCGACGATATGGTGCAGATTGCGGTGGCCAAGGCCAAGGAAACCGGCCTGGCCGAGGTGGGCGAGTATGTGGTGATTGCCGCCGGGGTGCCCTTTGGGGTGCGGGGTACCACCAACATGATCCGGGTGGAGCGGGTTAGCTGAAGCCGGAAGGAATCTGTGCAAGGGATGCTGAAGCGCCTGGCAATGGTGCTGCTTTTGAGCGGCATCGCGATGGCCCAAGGAGTGAACGTGAAACGCCCGGATGCCCCACCCCTGGCAGCTCGAGGCAGTGCGGTGGTGGGGGTCAGAACCCTGCAACTCACCGACCCAGGCCGCCAAAACCGAAGTATTACGGTTGAGGTCTGGTACCCTGCCAGCGGAATCCAACAAAACACGGTCTACCCGAGCGTGATTGGGCAGACCCCGGTTCAGATTGCCGGGCGCGCCAACCGGGACGCCGCGCCTGCCAGTGGTAAGTTTCCACTGATTGTGGCCTCGCACGGCCAGCCCGGTACCCGCTTTCAGTTTGCTTATCTAAACGAGCACCTGGCCAGCCAGGGCTTTGTGGTGGCCGCGCTCGATCACCCCGGCTCGACCTACCAGACCCTGACCCAGCCAAACTACATCAGCAGCATTGTGGACAGGCCGCTGGATATTCTGTTTGCCATCGGCGCGGTGGCCCAGCAGATTCCGAACGCAGACGCTGGCAACGTGGGGCTGCTGGGCTATAGCTACGGCGGCTACAGCGTAATCAATGCGGCCGGTGCGGGGCTGGACGGCGCGGCCCTGAGCGAATACTGCCGGGCCAGCAACAACGAGGGGCCCTGTTTTGCCCTGCCCTTCTTTACCCAGCTCGAGGCCCAGCGCGGCCTGAACGCTGTCAAGCCCGATGCCCGCATCAAAGCGGTGTTCGCCATGGCCCCCTACGGCCAGCCCTGGATAGGGGCCCGCTCGCTGGCGAACCTCAGGGTTCCTTTGTTTGTGGCGGCGGGCGAGGACGACGATGTGGCCACCTACCGGCGCGACGCGCTGGAGTACTTCCGCCAGGCGGGTTCGCAGGATAAGTACCTCCTGAGCCTGGCCGCCGCCCAGCACAACCCCTTTGTGGAGTGCCCCCCCGAGGTGCGGGGTAGGGAAGAGGACTACTGGCGCTGCTTTGAGCCGGTGTGGGACATGGAGCGCGCCCACGACCTGGTCAAGCACTTTGCCACCGCTTTTTTCAGACGCTTTTTGCTGAATGACAACGAGGCAGGGCGCTTTTTGAACCCCAGTCTGCCCGGATTCAAACCGCGCACCACCGTAGGGGTCAGGCTGGAAACCGCGAGGTGAGGGGGCTGCCGACGCCCTAGCGGCAGGGCGCTGGACTTACGCCTGGCTGTAAAGCGTGATACAACAGCTTTAGGGGTCGGAGGGCCTTGAGTTGGGAGCACCAGCCATGTCACACCACCTGCAAATCGAACGCCTCCTCGAGGCCAGCCGCCGCATCGATCCGGTTTTCCTGCACACCCATGCCGGCGCGGCAGGCCTGGCCGTGCCCTTCCAGTACGACCATCTCAAAGGCCGGCGGGTTGCTGCGGTGCTGTGCGGCTCCAACCTGACCCCAGCGCAGATGGAGGCGTGGCTGTGAACCCTTCCCTCAACAGCCCGAAAGCCGCCTTCTGGCGGGGTTTTGTGGAGATACTGCCGATGACCATCGGAGTGATTCCCTTTGGGCTGGTCACCGGCATCGCCGGGCTCCGGGCGGGGCTGAGCACCCTCGAGATCACCCTTATGTCGGCCCTGGTGTTTGCGGGGGCCTCGCAGCTGGTGGCGCTGCAGCTCATGCACTCGGGGGCGGCAATCCCCCTGGTGTTGCTGGCCGGGTTGGTGGTGAACCTGCGCTACGTGATGTACTCCTCGGCCATCGCCCGGCACCTGGAGCCCTTCCGGGGCTGGCTCAAACCCCTGGCGGCCTTCCTGTTGGTGGATCAGAACTTCGCCCTCACCATGGAGCGCTATCAACGGCTGGGCCCCCGGTGCACGCCGTGGTACTTTCTGGGCGGGGGGGTGCCGCAGTACATCACCTGGGTGAGCAGCACCTACCTCGGCGCGTTGCTGGGGGCGCGGGTTCCCGAGCGCTGGGGCCTCGAGTTCGCCATCCCCCTGGGTTTTATGGTGCTCCTGATCCCTGCCCTGCGCGACCGCCCCAGCCTGGCTGCCGCCCTGGTGGGCGGTCTGGTGGCCACCGCCCTGGTCAGCCTGCCCTACCGCTTGGGCCTGTTTATTGGCGCGCTCGCGGGCATCGCGGCGGGGGTGTGGCTGGAGAACCGCAAGAGGGGCCGGGCGTGGGAAGATGCCCCGAAAGAGATCAAAGAAGGGCCCTGACGAAGCAAAAACCCTAACGGCTTCAGAGCACGGCTGCTTTTACCTGAATAGGACATGACCTCGCTCGATATCTGGCTCAACATCCTGGGGCTCGCCCTGATCGCCTTCGCGGTGCGCTACTACCCCATGGCCCTCCTCGAGCGCTTCAGGCTGCCCCCGCTGGTGCGGCAAGGCCTGCGCTACGTGCCTGCTGCGACCCTGGCGGGGCTGGTTTTCCCGGCCTTGCTTACGCACAACGGCCGGTGGGCCGGGCTGGCACACCCCGAGTTGTGGGCCGGGCTGGTCGCTGCCTTGGTGGCCTGGCGCTTCAAGAACGCGCTGCTCACCATTGGGGTGGGGCTGCTGGCCCTGTGGCTGCTGCGCTCGGTGGGGTTATGAGGCTTGCGTTTTGGGCCCCGATTATCTTTGTGCTGCTGTGGAGCACCGGCTTCGTGGGGGCCAAGTTTGGGCTGCCCTACGCCGAGCCCTTCACCTTTTTGTGGGTGCGGATGCTGATTGTGGCGGGGTTGCTTTCGGCGCTGGCCGGGGTGCTGCGCTCGGCCTGGCCCAGGGGCTGGGCCCTGAACCTGCACATCGGGGTCTCGGGGCTGCTGCTGCACGCGGGCTATCTGGGCGGGGTGTTTTTTGCCATCTCGAGGGGGATGCCGGCCGGGCTGGCGGCCCTGATTGTGGGTTTGCAGCCCATCCTGACCGCCCTCCTGGCCCAGCCGTTGCTGCGTGAGCGGGTGAGCGCGGTGCAGTGGGCCGGGTTGCTGCTGGGCTTTGGCGGGGTGGGGCTGGTGGTGGGGGAGAAGGCCCTGAGCGCCCGAATCCTGCACATCGAGCCCTCGGCGTTTGTGGCCATCGTCCTGGCCCTGCTCTCCACCACCCTGGGCACGCTGTACCAGAAGCGCTTTGCTGCGCAGATGCCCCTGATTGGCGGGACGGTGGTGCAGTACCTGGCGGCGGCAGCGGGGTTATTTGTCCTGTCCCTGCTCTTTCGCGAGACCATGCAGATCCGGTGGACGCCGCAGTTCATCCTGGCCATGGCCTGGCTGGTGCTGGTGCTCTCGGTGGGGGCCATTCTGCTCCTGATGTACCTGATCCGGAACAACTCGGCCAGCCGCGTGGCCAGCCTGTTTTACCTGGTGCCCCCGGCCACCGCGCTGGAAGCCTACGTTCTGTTCGGCGAGCGGCTCGGGGTACTGGCCCTGCTAGGGATGGGCCTGACCGCACTGGGGGTGGCCCTGGTGGTGCGGCGCTGAAGCGTTCAGGTCGTGGCAACGCTGGGGTTGCTTTTGGAGGCGATCTCCTTGCGCACCACCGGCGCTACCTCGGTGCCGAGCAGCTCGATGGCCCGCAGAACCTTGCGGTGCGGGAGGGTGCCCACGGTGAGCTGGAGCAGGAAGCGCTGGTGACCAAAAATTTTGTGCTGGAACAGGATTTTCTCGATTATCTGCTCGGGGTGGCCCACAAAGTTGGCCCCGCGCAGGCCGGTGGAGGCCTCGTACTGGGCGCGGCTCTGGGGGGGCCAGCCGCGCTCCTGTCCGATGCGGTTCATGATGTAGCTGCTGCTGGTGTAGGCCAGCTCGAGGGCCTCCCGGGGGTCGTCGGCGATAAAGCCGTGCGAGTTGATGGAAAGGGGCTGGGGGGCGTGGCCCAGCCGCCGGGCGGTCTGGCGGTAGAGGTCGAAGAGGGGGGCAAAGCGCTCGGGCATCCCGCCGATAATGGCCAGGGCCATGGGCAAACCCAGCGTGGCGGCCCGTACCACCGACTGGGGCGTGCCGCCCACCGCCACCCAGACCGGCAGGGGGTTCTGCACCGGACGGGGGTAAACCGGCTGGTCGTGCAGGGCGGGGCGGAACCGGCCGCTCCAGGTGACGCGCTCCTGCGCGCGGATTTTTAGCAAAAGCTCGAGCTTCTCTTCAAACAGCGCGCTGTAATCGTCCAGGTCGTAGCCAAACAGCGGAAACGACTCGATAAAAGAACCCCGCCCGGCCATAATCTCGGCCCGGCCCCCTGAGAGCAGGTCCAGGGTGGCGAACTGCTGGAAGACCCGCACCGGGTCGTCGGAGCTGAGCACGGTGACGGCGCTGGTGAGCCGGATGCGCCGGGTGCGCGCGGCAATGGCGGCCAGAACAACCGCCGGGGCCGAGGCCAGGTACTCCTCGCGGTGGTGCTCGCCCACTGCAAACACGTCCAGCCCCACCTGATCGGCCAGATGGGCCTGCTCGAGCAAGTCCCGCATGCGCTGGGCGGGGTCTTGAAGCTGACCGGTGTAGGGGTCGGGGGTGTTTTCTACGAAGGTGTAGAGGCCAATTTCAAAGGGTTTGGGTTCCATGCTGGCAGTTTACTTTTTATAGCACTAGTAAACCTGGACTGGATTACCATGGGCGGGCTCAGGCCTCCCGCCGCACCAGGCTTTGCAGGATTTCCAGCACCAGCGCCCCATACGCGCCCCGTGGGGCCCCGCGCAGCACCGGCTCGAGCGCCTCCAGCCCCTCGGCCAGCAGCCGCTCGGCCACCTGCTGGGCCTGGGCCACCGCCCCCGACTGCAACAGCCGCTGGTGCAGCCACTGCACCTCCGGGGCGGGCTTTTGCTCCCTGGGAATGCGCAAAAGGGCCTCGGCCCGGCGGCGCTCCTCGGGGCTGGCCTGCTGCAAAAAGCGCAGCAAAATAAGGGTGCGCTTGCCCTCCCACAGGTCGCCGGCAATTTCCTTGCCGTACTTGGCGGGGTCGCCCATCAGGTTGAGCACGTCGTCCACAATCTGAAACCCGATGCCGAGCTTCAGCCCGGCCTCGCTGAAGATAGCGGGCGGCTCTGCCCCGGCGGCCAGTGCCCCCAGCCGCAGCGGGGCCACCGCGGTGTAGTAGGCGGCCTTCTGGCCCACCATCTCCAGGTAGTCCGGCTCGCCTAGGTCGAAGCGCTGCCCCTCCATCCAGCTCATCTCCAGGTGCTGGCCCTGGGCGGTTTGTTCCACCATGCGCACAAACTCGAGCAACACCGCCCGGGAAGCCCCCGCCTCCACCAGCAGGGCCCACTGCCGGGCGTGCAGCGCGTCGCCCGCGTTGAGGGCCAGCGGCACCCCGTACAGCTTGTGCAAAGCCGGTTTGCCGCGCCGTTCGTCGGAGGCGTCCTCGATGTCGTCGTGAATCAGGGCCCAGTTCTGGAAAAGCTCGAGCGCCGCCGCAACCGGCAGCACCCCCTCCAGCGAAGCCCCGTAGGCCAGCCCGGTGTACACCAGCAGCGTACCCCGCAGCATCTTGCCGCCGCGCTCGGGGTAGTCGCGCAGCATCCGGGCAAACTGGGCCAGCTCGAGGCGGGTAGCCGCCTCGGGCTTGGGCAGCGCGTCCAGCAGGTACTGCTGAATGGCCGCCCGCACCTGGGCCGGAGAAATATCGGCAACCATGCCCAAATACTACCCCCACCCGCCCCCGCCCGACACCCGTTACAAAGAGCGTAAACCCCGCCCAACCCGCCAAAAATGCCTGCGCGATCGCACCCCACCTCACACAAAACCCAACCCGAAGCCAGTCCAGCACAGCACGGAAACCCTTTCACCAAATAACCCATTATGTTTTGCGCAAAATGCTATAATACTTTCGTCGAGCAATTCGACAGCGCACTTTGAAAGCCAGGTTTTGCGATGAATAAGGCAAACCCACGCCACAAAAAATCTAAAAGTGCGGGAAAGTAAGCCCTCATCGCAAAAAACGCACTTTTTACCCCAGTTATCCACAGGGGGGCTGTGGATAACTCCAGTTTCTCATAAATACCCCCTCCAGCACCCCTGTACAGCACGGTGTTTAACGGGGTATGCTGTTGCAAACAAAAAGCCCCGTAAGGGGATTGAAACGCATCCATCACGCCCAACTTGTTGATTTCGATTTGCACTAGTTGCAAACAAAAAGCCCCGTAAGGGGATTGAAACGAATTGCAGGTGAAGCCTGTGTACTTTGGCGACCTTTTGGGGTTGCAAACAAAAAGCCCCGTAAGGGGATTGAAACGATGGTTAGCAGCGCCAGGCGAATATTACACTATGGCACGAGTTGCAAACAAAAAGCCCCGTAAGGGGATTGAAACGTGGCGTGAACGCGTTTGCACGTGCCCTTGGTTCCGTTGCAAACAAAAAGCCCCGTAAGGGGATTGAAACAGATAACGCAGTTTGCTCTTCATATCTCCTTCCTCCTGTTGCAAACAAAAAGCCCCGTAAGGGGATTGAAACGCCAGCCCGCCTGCTCGCCGCTTGCTGCTGCCAGGTTGCAAACAAAAAGCCCCGTAAGGGGATTAGAGTCACTCCCAAATGGCTGCCTTGGTGAGCTCGGCTGCTGTTTGGGGATTTGGCTTTATTACCAACAAAGCTTCTAAAAATGGAGTAAGTTTTAAAAATGGCAAAATTGGTTCGGAAATACAACCCCTACACAAATAAATTCGAGATGGTTCCAGAAGACTGGGTTTTGCGGTACAACCCTTTCCAAAACCGCCACGAGTTTGCCCCAGCGGACAACAGGTTCTCGTATCTGCCAACCAACGGCGAGTTTTCGGCCATTCCTGCGCCGCCGAAATACAACCCGCACCAGGAGACCTTTTCTCCCGGCAAGCGGGACTGAGAGCCGGTGTACAACCCGCTCGAGGGCGAGTTTGAAATACGGCCAACAAAAAAGGACGACCCCGAGTGGTGAAGTGCCGTTTGGGGCGTTTGTCCGGCAAAACCCGGCTTTGTGCGCGGTGGAGGTTGTGAGGGGGGTGGGGGTGCGCTACACTGGGTTACAGGAGGAACCAACATGGGCATTCTCGACCGCCTTTCCCGCCTGATTCGGGCCAATATCAACGATTTGATAAAGCGGGCTGAAGACCCGGAAAAAATTGTCGAACAGGCCCTGGAGGATATGCGCTCTGCGCTGCGCGAGGCCCGGATGGAGGTGGCCGAGGCCATGGCCGAGCTGAGGAAGCTCGAGCGCGAGCAGCAAAGCTACGCCGAGCAGGCGCGGGCCTGGGAGCAAAAAGCCGCCGAGGCCCTCAAGGGCGGGCGTGAAGACCTGGCCCGTGAGGCCCTCAAGCGCAAACAGCAGGCCCAGGCCCTGGCCGATGGCTTTGCCCAGCAGGTGGCCCAGCAACAGACCCTGGTCAACCAGCTCACCACCCAGCTCAAGGCCCTGGAGGGCAAAATTCAGGAGTCCGAGGCCAAGAAAGCCCTGCTCATAGCCCGCAAGAAAGGCGTGGAGGCCGCCGAGACGGTGCGCAGGTTCGAGTCCAAGGTAGACGCCCACAGCGCGGTGGAGGCCTTCGAGGACATGGAACGCCGCATCGAGGCCATGGAGGACAAGCACGCGGCCCTTTCGGAGCTGGATAAAAGCGACGTGGAGAAGGAGCTGGAAAGCCTGGGCAGCAACAAGGCTGTCGAAGACGACCTGGCC containing:
- a CDS encoding AzlD domain-containing protein, which encodes MTSLDIWLNILGLALIAFAVRYYPMALLERFRLPPLVRQGLRYVPAATLAGLVFPALLTHNGRWAGLAHPELWAGLVAALVAWRFKNALLTIGVGLLALWLLRSVGL
- a CDS encoding DMT family transporter; translated protein: MRLAFWAPIIFVLLWSTGFVGAKFGLPYAEPFTFLWVRMLIVAGLLSALAGVLRSAWPRGWALNLHIGVSGLLLHAGYLGGVFFAISRGMPAGLAALIVGLQPILTALLAQPLLRERVSAVQWAGLLLGFGGVGLVVGEKALSARILHIEPSAFVAIVLALLSTTLGTLYQKRFAAQMPLIGGTVVQYLAAAAGLFVLSLLFRETMQIRWTPQFILAMAWLVLVLSVGAILLLMYLIRNNSASRVASLFYLVPPATALEAYVLFGERLGVLALLGMGLTALGVALVVRR
- a CDS encoding polyprenyl synthetase family protein; amino-acid sequence: MVADISPAQVRAAIQQYLLDALPKPEAATRLELAQFARMLRDYPERGGKMLRGTLLVYTGLAYGASLEGVLPVAAALELFQNWALIHDDIEDASDERRGKPALHKLYGVPLALNAGDALHARQWALLVEAGASRAVLLEFVRMVEQTAQGQHLEMSWMEGQRFDLGEPDYLEMVGQKAAYYTAVAPLRLGALAAGAEPPAIFSEAGLKLGIGFQIVDDVLNLMGDPAKYGKEIAGDLWEGKRTLILLRFLQQASPEERRRAEALLRIPREQKPAPEVQWLHQRLLQSGAVAQAQQVAERLLAEGLEALEPVLRGAPRGAYGALVLEILQSLVRREA
- a CDS encoding alpha/beta hydrolase family protein gives rise to the protein MLKRLAMVLLLSGIAMAQGVNVKRPDAPPLAARGSAVVGVRTLQLTDPGRQNRSITVEVWYPASGIQQNTVYPSVIGQTPVQIAGRANRDAAPASGKFPLIVASHGQPGTRFQFAYLNEHLASQGFVVAALDHPGSTYQTLTQPNYISSIVDRPLDILFAIGAVAQQIPNADAGNVGLLGYSYGGYSVINAAGAGLDGAALSEYCRASNNEGPCFALPFFTQLEAQRGLNAVKPDARIKAVFAMAPYGQPWIGARSLANLRVPLFVAAGEDDDVATYRRDALEYFRQAGSQDKYLLSLAAAQHNPFVECPPEVRGREEDYWRCFEPVWDMERAHDLVKHFATAFFRRFLLNDNEAGRFLNPSLPGFKPRTTVGVRLETAR
- the pyk gene encoding pyruvate kinase; the encoded protein is MGLLKRTKIVATLGPASRSPEVIRALIEAGVDVFRLNFSHGVPEDHRASVQMIREASSALGRTVAILQDLQGPKIRCGRFREGAVELQPGQKFIITAEPVEGDETRVSTTYRGLPNDVTPGQILLLDDGNIRLRVDEVRINDIHTTVLVGGRLSNNKGINIPGADLSIPALTDKDIDDIALGAELEVDWVAISFVRSRDDLLLARHYLTRHNSRARLMAKIEKPSAVARFDEILEEADGIMVARGDLGVEMPLEEVPAVQKRIILKSVQAGKAVITATQMLESMIKNPSPTRAEASDVANAIFDGTDAVMLSAETAAGQYPVEAVSFMTRVAKTIEATQEYKDRLNALRPPATRTVQDAIARAVDDVVESTGAKAVVVFTSSGGAARRVARTRPPVPILALTPNPHVRNQLALVSDVLPLLAPDPKDTDDMVQIAVAKAKETGLAEVGEYVVIAAGVPFGVRGTTNMIRVERVS
- a CDS encoding AzlC family ABC transporter permease, with the translated sequence MNPSLNSPKAAFWRGFVEILPMTIGVIPFGLVTGIAGLRAGLSTLEITLMSALVFAGASQLVALQLMHSGAAIPLVLLAGLVVNLRYVMYSSAIARHLEPFRGWLKPLAAFLLVDQNFALTMERYQRLGPRCTPWYFLGGGVPQYITWVSSTYLGALLGARVPERWGLEFAIPLGFMVLLIPALRDRPSLAAALVGGLVATALVSLPYRLGLFIGALAGIAAGVWLENRKRGRAWEDAPKEIKEGP
- a CDS encoding LLM class flavin-dependent oxidoreductase — translated: MEPKPFEIGLYTFVENTPDPYTGQLQDPAQRMRDLLEQAHLADQVGLDVFAVGEHHREEYLASAPAVVLAAIAARTRRIRLTSAVTVLSSDDPVRVFQQFATLDLLSGGRAEIMAGRGSFIESFPLFGYDLDDYSALFEEKLELLLKIRAQERVTWSGRFRPALHDQPVYPRPVQNPLPVWVAVGGTPQSVVRAATLGLPMALAIIGGMPERFAPLFDLYRQTARRLGHAPQPLSINSHGFIADDPREALELAYTSSSYIMNRIGQERGWPPQSRAQYEASTGLRGANFVGHPEQIIEKILFQHKIFGHQRFLLQLTVGTLPHRKVLRAIELLGTEVAPVVRKEIASKSNPSVATT
- the eno gene encoding phosphopyruvate hydratase; protein product: MTTIVEIKGREVLDSRGNPTVEAEVVLESGARGRAMVPSGASTGAHEAVELRDGGPRFGGKGVLRAVAAINERIADEVIGLDALNQEAVDKTMLELDGTPNKGNLGANAILAVSLATAHAAASGLGLPLYRYLGGVQGVTLPVPLMNVINGGKHADNNVDFQEFMLVPGGLPTFSEALRAGVETFHALKSVLKAKGYNTNVGDEGGFAPDLKSNEEAVEVLLTAIEKAGYKPGQEIAIALDPASSEFYQEGRYVLEADGKSLSGPEMVAYWENWVNQYPIVSIEDGLAEDDWETWKLLTERLGRRIQLVGDDLFVTNPAILKRGIELGVGNSILVKVNQIGTLSETLEAIRLAHRSGYTTILSHRSGETEDNTIADIAVAVNAGQIKTGSASRSDRLAKYNQLLRIEEELGTGARFLGFGAFKK
- the dnaN gene encoding DNA polymerase III subunit beta, encoding MEVRIPKRTLAEGLSILERIIPSRSSNPILTYLPMELSDQGLILRGTNGEVDIEVKLPAEVQGTGQVLVPAQTFVQIVRSAPGELVELIFGGKERLELHSGAFNTQLATTGPDGYPELSFGPPGPEKIAASRLAQAITRVRYAASTEEFRAIFRGVQIEMSPTSLRAVASDGYRLACYDLPMQLQTRKLVIPARSADEIVRVFKDAQGEVALAVAEGTLTLVGEAVRMSVKLMEGEFPDYGRVIPQSFVLEATLQAEALRESLKRVAVLSDRNNHRVNLLFNHNKLDIDAEGDYGRGREELGIEASGEPQLMVAYNAQFLIDALAPIEGAVRIKLSGPTSPSLVQAVEDSGYLAVVVPLRV
- a CDS encoding PspA/IM30 family protein, with the protein product MGILDRLSRLIRANINDLIKRAEDPEKIVEQALEDMRSALREARMEVAEAMAELRKLEREQQSYAEQARAWEQKAAEALKGGREDLAREALKRKQQAQALADGFAQQVAQQQTLVNQLTTQLKALEGKIQESEAKKALLIARKKGVEAAETVRRFESKVDAHSAVEAFEDMERRIEAMEDKHAALSELDKSDVEKELESLGSNKAVEDDLARLKRELGMA